From Coprothermobacter sp., one genomic window encodes:
- a CDS encoding octanoyltransferase yields the protein MRTWRCIMSGIGTPYENMATDEALFDAACTSGVPVLRLYGWTPATASLGFAQRASEALDFAEMDRRHLAWVRRPTGGRAVLHDMEVTYSVSVPQSDPLYALGLEASYEWICGPIVAALLTVGVSAALAPHGSTGFVSASCFTAPGTTDIVAGHRKIVGSAQLRTRDGFLQHGSVVLKNDLEKLFAVVRTSQPNAHDAAQRAARLMTSVSDETHRAVSFGEMADALAGAFSGADGVRLLPDSLTARETLNVSGIVARKYSREDWNAFR from the coding sequence TGGCCACAGACGAGGCACTGTTTGACGCTGCCTGCACGTCGGGCGTTCCAGTCCTCCGTCTCTATGGATGGACGCCTGCCACCGCATCCCTTGGCTTCGCTCAGCGAGCTTCAGAGGCTCTGGACTTTGCCGAAATGGATAGGAGACATCTTGCGTGGGTCCGACGCCCTACGGGAGGCAGAGCGGTGCTTCACGACATGGAAGTCACCTACTCGGTGTCCGTTCCACAGTCGGATCCTCTCTATGCTCTGGGGCTGGAAGCGTCGTATGAGTGGATATGCGGGCCGATTGTCGCGGCTCTCCTGACTGTTGGAGTATCGGCCGCGCTTGCCCCGCACGGCTCCACCGGCTTTGTGTCCGCATCGTGCTTCACCGCGCCGGGGACAACCGACATCGTTGCTGGACACAGGAAAATCGTCGGCTCTGCACAGCTGCGAACAAGGGACGGTTTCCTCCAGCACGGCTCAGTCGTCCTGAAGAACGACCTGGAGAAGCTCTTTGCTGTAGTCCGGACATCCCAGCCAAACGCGCATGATGCCGCACAGCGGGCCGCTCGCCTCATGACCAGCGTCAGCGACGAGACACACCGGGCCGTCTCATTCGGTGAAATGGCAGATGCCCTCGCCGGAGCCTTTTCAGGTGCCGACGGCGTCCGCCTCCTTCCCGATTCTCTTACGGCGCGAGAGACACTCAACGTCTCCGGTATTGTTGCTCGGAAATACAGCCGAGAAGACTGGAACGCTTTCAGATGA
- a CDS encoding deoxynucleoside kinase, giving the protein MSSEPLPTTASADRPLFLAIAGNIGVGKSTLTRHLADTWGLTLLPEPVKENPFLKLYYDDPKRWGIQSQLFFLTQRVKLFKEAGALNHAKIVDRTLYEDAEIFARTALSRVEYEIYLQLYEYLLENLPVPNLVVYLRASTRTLSRRIQSRGRSFEKALPSSYLRKLNERYDAWASSFLRAPLIAIDTDDLDLFSLFGEYERVTDRIAEALIQKGLTWQHTTTIPRHS; this is encoded by the coding sequence ATGAGCAGTGAGCCTCTGCCCACGACGGCCAGCGCTGACCGTCCACTGTTCCTTGCCATCGCCGGAAACATCGGCGTGGGAAAGTCCACGCTGACGCGTCATCTGGCCGACACCTGGGGGCTTACTCTGCTCCCTGAACCGGTCAAGGAGAACCCTTTCCTCAAGCTCTACTACGATGATCCCAAGCGATGGGGCATACAGTCACAACTCTTCTTTCTCACACAACGAGTGAAGCTCTTCAAGGAAGCCGGCGCCCTGAATCATGCCAAGATCGTGGATCGCACCCTCTATGAGGACGCAGAGATCTTCGCCCGTACAGCGCTGTCCCGTGTCGAGTACGAGATCTATCTGCAGCTGTACGAGTACCTGCTGGAGAACCTCCCGGTACCCAACCTCGTCGTCTATCTCCGTGCGTCCACAAGAACACTCTCACGACGCATACAGTCGCGGGGGCGTTCGTTCGAGAAGGCCCTGCCCTCTTCCTACCTTCGGAAACTCAACGAGCGCTATGATGCATGGGCAAGCTCGTTTCTGCGCGCCCCCCTGATCGCCATCGATACAGACGACCTTGATCTGTTCAGCCTCTTCGGCGAATACGAGAGGGTTACCGACCGCATTGCTGAAGCACTTATCCAGAAAGGACTGACATGGCAGCACACGACTACGATACCCAGGCATTCCTGA
- a CDS encoding single-stranded DNA-binding protein, producing the protein MAAHDYDTQAFLSILPEPLQEELERLDRFDELVEVVLDLGRVPEARFEFDFVPLSESRVTKGDIDSIVRKVGEFDRDNRAGIERTLHRISAIRNRHNDVVGLTCRVGRALYGKIEIIEDLVKKGSSILILGRPGIGKTTLLREASRYISDTLKKRVIIVDTSNEIGGDGDVPHPGVGSSRRMQVPSNKEQHDIMIEAVENHNPEVIVIDEIGRIEEAQACRTIAERGVELIGTAHGNDLGNLITNPTLIDLLGGIQTVTLSDEEAQRRGTQKSVLERKSAPTFDVLVELRERDILAVYRNLADVVDRVLRGFDVQPEIRRRTAGKEFVIEPLGQEEASAPQTGTEQLWTQDSSVRLYIQGVSQSYIERASHSLHTDVRVARTMEDADIVLLSDTLAAKKPFLVERAEALGLPLYTTSKNSLAAIKDLLRRIHSMSVDKDQYASWIHLMREAVVSSASRELPYSDAFERRMQHRLAERLGLFSESEGIEPFRRVVVYSPTMKPTQGPPGAV; encoded by the coding sequence ATGGCAGCACACGACTACGATACCCAGGCATTCCTGAGTATCCTCCCCGAACCTCTACAGGAGGAGCTCGAGAGGCTAGACCGGTTCGACGAGCTCGTCGAGGTCGTGCTGGACCTTGGACGTGTCCCTGAAGCTCGGTTCGAATTCGACTTTGTTCCCCTCAGCGAGAGCAGGGTCACGAAGGGGGACATCGACTCGATCGTCCGAAAAGTTGGAGAATTCGACCGCGACAACCGCGCCGGAATCGAACGGACGCTGCATCGCATTTCCGCCATCCGCAACAGGCACAACGACGTGGTTGGACTGACGTGCCGGGTCGGACGGGCCCTGTACGGCAAGATCGAGATCATCGAAGACCTCGTCAAGAAAGGTTCGAGCATCCTGATACTCGGCAGACCGGGCATCGGCAAGACGACTCTGCTGCGCGAGGCCTCCCGCTACATCAGCGATACACTGAAAAAGCGCGTCATCATTGTCGATACCAGCAATGAGATCGGGGGGGATGGTGACGTTCCCCATCCCGGCGTCGGGTCTTCTCGCCGCATGCAGGTACCGTCTAACAAAGAGCAGCACGACATCATGATTGAAGCCGTGGAGAACCACAATCCGGAAGTCATCGTCATAGATGAGATCGGCCGCATCGAAGAGGCGCAGGCATGTCGGACGATCGCTGAACGCGGCGTCGAGCTCATTGGAACGGCACATGGCAACGATCTGGGCAACCTTATCACCAACCCGACCCTCATCGACTTGCTCGGAGGTATCCAGACGGTTACGCTGAGCGATGAAGAAGCGCAGCGCCGTGGAACGCAGAAGAGCGTTCTCGAACGCAAGTCTGCTCCCACATTCGACGTCCTCGTGGAACTGCGTGAACGCGATATCCTGGCCGTATACCGCAACCTGGCAGACGTTGTCGACAGAGTCCTGCGCGGCTTCGACGTACAACCCGAGATACGCAGGAGAACGGCCGGCAAGGAGTTCGTCATCGAACCTCTTGGTCAGGAAGAGGCTTCCGCTCCACAAACTGGCACCGAGCAGCTATGGACGCAGGATTCCAGCGTCAGGCTGTACATCCAGGGAGTCAGCCAGAGCTACATCGAGCGGGCTTCCCACAGTCTGCACACCGACGTACGAGTCGCGCGCACGATGGAGGACGCAGACATCGTGCTGCTGAGTGACACGCTCGCAGCCAAGAAACCATTTCTTGTAGAACGAGCCGAGGCGCTCGGATTGCCGCTGTATACAACCAGCAAGAACAGTCTGGCTGCCATCAAGGACCTCCTCAGACGCATCCACTCGATGTCCGTGGATAAAGATCAGTATGCTTCGTGGATTCATCTCATGCGCGAAGCTGTCGTCTCCTCGGCCTCACGTGAACTGCCGTATTCCGATGCCTTCGAGCGGCGGATGCAGCACAGACTGGCAGAACGACTTGGGCTGTTCAGTGAGAGCGAAGGCATCGAGCCATTCCGGCGCGTCGTCGTGTACTCTCCGACGATGAAGCCGACTCAGGGCCCACCAGGAGCCGTGTGA
- the tmk gene encoding dTMP kinase → MRRAFFLTFEGIDGCGKSTQAERLKRALTERLFSVTHTFEPGGTMLGRKLRTILVHDEINLSLFSEVLLFAADRRQDIDEIINPALERGDVVIGERFADSSVAYQGVAGKVGKERVERLMDIVTSGLVPDLTLLLDIDPRISLARKTDLDRIEQRGSFLDAVRHAYLDIAMSQPQRWVIIDAARPADDVFSDVLGAVLKRLE, encoded by the coding sequence ATGCGGCGTGCCTTCTTTCTCACGTTCGAGGGAATCGACGGATGCGGCAAGAGTACACAGGCTGAGCGGCTCAAGCGGGCGTTGACGGAGCGACTGTTCTCTGTCACGCACACATTCGAGCCGGGAGGAACGATGCTCGGACGGAAGCTCCGAACGATCCTCGTGCACGACGAGATCAACCTGTCGCTGTTCTCTGAAGTATTGCTGTTCGCGGCCGATCGCAGACAGGACATCGATGAGATCATCAACCCCGCACTCGAACGCGGCGACGTCGTCATTGGAGAAAGGTTTGCAGATTCATCTGTCGCCTACCAGGGGGTTGCAGGAAAGGTCGGAAAAGAACGAGTCGAGCGACTCATGGACATCGTTACCTCGGGCCTGGTCCCTGACCTGACGCTGCTTCTGGATATCGATCCGCGCATTTCCCTGGCCCGGAAGACCGACCTCGACCGGATCGAGCAACGAGGCTCGTTCCTCGACGCCGTGCGCCACGCCTATCTGGACATAGCCATGAGCCAGCCCCAACGGTGGGTGATTATCGATGCGGCTCGTCCTGCGGATGACGTCTTCAGCGATGTGCTGGGGGCAGTGTTGAAACGACTGGAATAG
- the ispF gene encoding 2-C-methyl-D-erythritol 2,4-cyclodiphosphate synthase, with amino-acid sequence MKAVRAHRPSLAAIVVAAGSSTRFGGDKLLAPFAGKPLICTTLEAVCQAPVRRLVLVCRLQDRAKMEKCVTQAALPRRVHVFLASGGPTRAESVLCGLKTLLDNGASDQDWVLVHDGARPLVCRALLKRLLAARDTGDIVVPVIPVADSLRRTSAGGTEILDRTGVVAVQTPQFCRVATLQSAYLRGADHALFGDEAALIESAGGQVVTVEGDARNIKVTVPGDAEIVEAAFSARARTVVGFGYDVHRFVSGRPLILGGIRIASELGLDGTSDADAVLHAVMDAVLGCAGAGDIGRMFPSSDGQFVGIDSSVLLGRVMADKRIRRLRIVSADITIVAERPRLRDYQAPMQRRLAYLLGLRSTDVDVKVSGNDVIGWIGRGEGIASLCVVTALRPR; translated from the coding sequence GTGAAGGCTGTCAGAGCTCATCGGCCGAGTCTTGCCGCCATTGTCGTGGCGGCTGGAAGCAGTACGCGGTTTGGAGGGGACAAGCTTCTCGCTCCTTTCGCAGGGAAACCGCTGATCTGCACTACTCTGGAAGCGGTGTGCCAGGCACCCGTGCGCCGACTGGTTCTGGTCTGCAGACTGCAGGACCGTGCGAAGATGGAGAAGTGCGTTACCCAGGCAGCTCTTCCACGCCGCGTGCACGTTTTTTTGGCGAGCGGAGGTCCAACGCGAGCCGAAAGCGTTCTTTGCGGCCTCAAGACGCTTCTAGACAATGGTGCTTCCGATCAGGATTGGGTTCTGGTTCATGATGGCGCCCGCCCGCTGGTCTGCCGAGCACTTCTGAAGAGACTGCTCGCGGCAAGGGATACGGGAGACATTGTCGTACCTGTGATTCCGGTGGCCGACTCATTGCGGCGAACGTCGGCAGGCGGGACAGAGATACTGGACAGAACGGGGGTCGTCGCTGTTCAGACACCTCAGTTCTGCCGAGTGGCAACGCTCCAGTCCGCGTATCTCAGGGGTGCGGATCACGCATTGTTTGGTGACGAGGCGGCGCTGATCGAGTCAGCCGGTGGTCAGGTTGTGACTGTCGAAGGCGACGCCCGGAACATCAAGGTGACCGTGCCAGGGGATGCTGAGATTGTCGAAGCGGCATTCAGCGCGAGAGCCAGGACCGTGGTGGGGTTCGGTTACGATGTCCATCGGTTCGTGTCCGGGCGACCGCTGATCCTCGGCGGCATCAGGATCGCCTCGGAGCTGGGGCTTGACGGGACATCGGACGCCGATGCTGTCTTGCATGCGGTCATGGACGCTGTCCTCGGATGTGCTGGGGCGGGAGACATTGGCCGCATGTTTCCATCGTCAGACGGGCAGTTCGTCGGAATCGACAGCTCCGTGCTTCTGGGACGTGTCATGGCGGATAAACGGATTCGCAGACTGAGGATCGTTTCGGCGGACATCACTATTGTTGCTGAGAGGCCAAGATTGCGGGATTACCAGGCTCCTATGCAGAGAAGACTCGCATACCTCCTTGGACTTCGGTCGACTGATGTCGACGTCAAGGTGAGCGGCAACGACGTGATAGGCTGGATCGGCAGGGGTGAAGGCATTGCCTCGCTCTGTGTTGTGACTGCCCTCCGCCCAAGGTAG
- a CDS encoding DNA repair protein RadA, producing the protein MAKPQVQYRCSECGHISVSRLGKCPECGSWGSFVEDVPGIEVTERPASRVPISGILPAEADLEVASENVQPEQRMVTDIGPWDEVLGGGLVVGSAVLVGGEPGIGKSTLVLQAATALGQHGKVLYVSGEESRSQILGRVRRLGLDPKNLLLATTNSLADALAMADRARPVALVMDSLQSFSTEEDFFGSGTPAQLKITAAAIAGFSKKSGVAALIIGHVTKDGTIAGPKYVEHLVDAVLYMEGDRFGAYRLLRSGKNRYGRSGETGFFEMTSSGLVPISDPSSAFVTDVHNLQSGSVVVPAAQGSFAVLVEVQSLAATSYLPSPRRIATGLDYGRLMIALAVIERRAGTSAGGRDVYVNISGDFSVEDRGIDLGVVLSLYSAIRNVAVRDGVMPIAEVGLAGDLRPVFNLHRRIELGARMGFKEFIVSDKVRDDLSDLHGLTIHRKRYVSEAIAASFPRVSDAGGESQ; encoded by the coding sequence ATGGCGAAGCCCCAGGTTCAGTACAGGTGCAGCGAGTGTGGACATATCAGCGTCTCGAGACTCGGAAAGTGCCCCGAGTGCGGTTCCTGGGGCTCCTTCGTTGAGGACGTGCCCGGAATCGAGGTCACGGAGCGGCCGGCCTCGAGAGTGCCGATTTCCGGGATACTGCCCGCAGAGGCGGATCTGGAAGTCGCATCGGAGAATGTCCAGCCGGAGCAGCGCATGGTGACAGATATCGGACCATGGGACGAAGTATTGGGAGGTGGCCTGGTGGTCGGCTCTGCCGTCCTTGTGGGAGGGGAACCCGGCATCGGAAAGTCGACACTTGTCCTGCAGGCGGCAACTGCTCTGGGACAACACGGAAAGGTATTGTACGTGAGCGGTGAGGAGTCTCGCTCTCAAATCCTCGGGCGCGTTCGCCGACTGGGGCTGGACCCGAAGAACCTTCTCCTTGCCACCACCAACTCGCTTGCTGATGCGCTGGCCATGGCTGATCGAGCTAGACCGGTGGCGCTTGTCATGGACTCGCTGCAGTCGTTCTCGACGGAGGAGGATTTCTTCGGATCCGGTACGCCGGCTCAACTAAAGATCACTGCTGCTGCCATCGCCGGGTTCTCCAAGAAGTCTGGAGTGGCTGCGCTGATCATCGGGCACGTGACCAAGGACGGGACGATTGCGGGTCCCAAGTACGTCGAGCATCTGGTCGACGCCGTCCTCTACATGGAGGGAGATCGATTTGGTGCGTACCGACTGCTGAGGTCGGGGAAGAACCGCTATGGCAGGAGCGGGGAGACCGGGTTCTTCGAGATGACGTCGTCAGGGCTCGTACCCATTTCGGATCCGTCGAGCGCGTTCGTGACCGACGTACACAACCTGCAGTCGGGGTCTGTGGTGGTCCCTGCAGCCCAGGGGAGTTTTGCTGTGCTCGTTGAAGTCCAGTCTCTGGCTGCTACTAGCTACCTGCCTTCCCCGCGCCGCATTGCGACCGGACTGGACTATGGCAGGCTCATGATCGCGCTGGCAGTGATCGAACGCAGGGCGGGCACGAGCGCTGGAGGCAGAGACGTGTATGTCAATATCTCGGGTGATTTTTCGGTTGAGGATCGAGGTATCGATCTTGGTGTCGTCCTGTCACTGTACAGTGCAATACGCAACGTGGCAGTACGTGACGGGGTCATGCCGATCGCAGAGGTCGGTCTCGCAGGAGACCTGCGCCCCGTGTTCAACTTGCACCGGCGCATCGAGCTGGGGGCACGCATGGGGTTCAAAGAGTTCATCGTGAGCGATAAGGTTCGCGACGACCTTTCGGACCTCCATGGTCTCACGATTCATCGAAAACGCTATGTGAGTGAGGCGATTGCCGCCAGTTTTCCACGAGTCTCCGATGCCGGAGGCGAGTCACAGTGA
- the lysS gene encoding lysine--tRNA ligase has product MVVLELNEVEQSRRDKIGELRQQGIDPFGHSFGDALAAAYIAEHFDELGDRTVRARGRVMVVRGHGKACFLVLADMSGRIQLYVRSDDLKEPAYDWFKKYVDSGDIIGVEGTLFVTKTGEKTIAVARLWVLSKAIRTLPEKFHGLTDVEIRYRQRYVDLMVNPEVRDAFEKRSHVVSHIRTYLTERGYLEVETPMLQPIAGGATARPFVTHHNALDQDLFLRIAPELYLKRLLVGGFEKVFEINRSFRNEGIDTVHNPEFTMMELYEAYSDLGGMMSLTENLILDLVEKVTGVSQVHMGERLINFIGPFARMTFDEAMQKYAGVGLEELRDDGLAHRKIAEFGIHMDKSFDYANVVNEVFDKMVEPNFVDPTFVHDYPVEISPLAKRMADQPQRVQRFELFADGMELANAFTELNDPVDQEERFAQQAAAKAGGDDESQSMDFDYVRALQYGMPPAGGLGIGIDRLVMLLLGVESIREVILFPQLKRRESQD; this is encoded by the coding sequence ATAGTCGTGCTGGAACTCAACGAGGTTGAGCAAAGCCGCAGGGACAAGATTGGGGAACTTCGCCAACAGGGAATTGACCCGTTTGGTCACAGTTTTGGGGACGCGCTTGCGGCAGCCTACATCGCGGAGCACTTTGATGAGCTGGGAGACAGGACGGTTCGTGCCAGAGGGCGCGTCATGGTTGTTCGTGGCCATGGGAAGGCGTGTTTCCTCGTGTTGGCGGACATGTCCGGGCGGATCCAGCTGTATGTGCGCTCTGACGACCTCAAAGAGCCTGCCTATGACTGGTTCAAGAAGTACGTCGATTCCGGTGACATCATTGGGGTCGAAGGAACACTGTTCGTAACAAAGACGGGAGAGAAGACCATCGCTGTCGCAAGACTGTGGGTTCTGTCGAAGGCGATCCGTACGTTGCCCGAAAAGTTTCATGGCCTCACGGATGTCGAAATCCGTTATCGTCAGCGTTACGTCGATCTCATGGTCAACCCGGAGGTTCGAGACGCTTTTGAGAAGAGGTCCCATGTAGTCTCGCATATCCGGACATACCTGACCGAGCGAGGATATCTTGAGGTCGAGACACCAATGCTCCAGCCAATCGCGGGTGGTGCCACTGCGCGACCGTTCGTGACGCATCACAATGCACTTGATCAGGACCTATTCCTGCGCATCGCTCCGGAATTGTACCTGAAGCGGCTTCTGGTCGGCGGTTTCGAGAAGGTCTTTGAGATCAACCGCAGTTTCAGGAACGAGGGCATCGATACGGTGCACAACCCGGAGTTCACGATGATGGAACTGTACGAAGCCTATTCGGACCTTGGTGGTATGATGAGCCTGACCGAGAACCTCATCCTTGACCTGGTGGAAAAGGTCACGGGTGTGTCGCAGGTGCACATGGGCGAGCGGCTGATCAACTTCATCGGGCCATTTGCCCGGATGACGTTCGACGAGGCCATGCAGAAGTACGCGGGTGTTGGTCTGGAGGAGCTGCGCGATGATGGGCTGGCGCACCGCAAGATCGCTGAGTTCGGCATTCACATGGACAAGTCGTTCGACTATGCCAACGTCGTCAACGAGGTTTTCGACAAGATGGTCGAGCCCAACTTCGTCGATCCGACATTTGTGCATGACTATCCTGTGGAAATCTCGCCGCTTGCCAAGCGCATGGCGGATCAGCCGCAGAGAGTTCAGCGCTTCGAGCTTTTTGCCGACGGGATGGAGCTTGCCAATGCCTTCACCGAACTCAACGACCCTGTGGACCAGGAAGAAAGGTTTGCGCAGCAGGCTGCAGCGAAAGCCGGGGGCGATGACGAAAGCCAGTCCATGGATTTCGACTACGTGCGTGCCCTGCAGTACGGCATGCCGCCTGCGGGTGGGCTGGGCATCGGCATCGACAGGCTTGTCATGCTTCTGCTCGGCGTGGAGTCTATCCGTGAGGTTATCCTGTTCCCTCAGCTGAAGAGAAGGGAGTCACAGGACTGA
- a CDS encoding transcription elongation factor GreA produces MHDEEEHFDEEIELTNVREDEEEKLYISPSQHKKMLEELNRLKTKERLRIAERIKDAKGFGDLSENAEYEEAKKEQAFIEGTIMDVERQLERSVVVEPDDTGTGEVHMGCKVQVLDIETAKTRWFTIVGNLEADPMEGHISIDSPVGKALVGKREKETVAVRIPKGRVSYKILSIEKV; encoded by the coding sequence ATGCATGACGAAGAAGAGCATTTCGACGAAGAGATTGAACTTACCAATGTGCGTGAAGATGAGGAAGAGAAGCTGTACATCAGCCCCTCTCAGCACAAGAAGATGCTTGAGGAGCTCAACAGGCTGAAGACCAAGGAGCGCCTTCGTATCGCAGAGCGCATCAAGGACGCCAAAGGGTTCGGCGATCTGTCGGAAAATGCCGAGTACGAAGAGGCAAAGAAGGAGCAGGCGTTCATCGAGGGGACCATCATGGACGTCGAGCGTCAGCTCGAGCGCTCCGTGGTCGTCGAACCAGACGATACGGGCACAGGCGAAGTTCACATGGGCTGTAAGGTTCAGGTACTCGACATCGAGACTGCCAAAACTCGCTGGTTCACCATCGTCGGCAATCTTGAAGCTGATCCCATGGAAGGTCACATTTCCATTGACAGTCCGGTGGGCAAGGCCCTCGTGGGGAAGCGCGAGAAGGAGACCGTTGCTGTGCGTATCCCCAAGGGTCGAGTCTCGTACAAGATTCTGTCCATCGAAAAGGTATAG
- a CDS encoding tRNA dihydrouridine synthase DusB — MNIGPLKLDGRAFLAPLAGYGDSPFRILCRRYGAAMVYTEMVSSLGITFSNVKTFGMLVFDPVERPVDCQMFGARPDAMAQAAEVLAKAGVDAIDINMGCPEPKIVKTGAGSALLRDLPLIDAITSAVVRATRLPVTVKIRKGFLLDDNVAEEILAICEKNGVAALAIHGSTAVQGRSGSKDWDVIAAAKAKATIPIIANGGVKKAEDAKRFLDYTGADYVMIGRAALGNPWVFEQINDVLGGRSPREPGVDERFRVMQEHVDREVALKGEVIGVKEMRKHLAFYFRGFPEATTYRGRINQVKEADQLKKLLNEYGALCTSASEEVRHDA; from the coding sequence GTGAACATTGGGCCGCTGAAGCTTGATGGGCGTGCCTTCCTTGCGCCCCTTGCAGGGTATGGCGATTCCCCTTTTCGCATTCTATGCCGGCGCTATGGCGCAGCCATGGTCTACACAGAGATGGTCTCGTCCCTCGGCATCACGTTCAGCAATGTCAAGACATTCGGGATGCTGGTGTTCGATCCTGTCGAGCGCCCTGTCGACTGTCAGATGTTTGGGGCTCGGCCTGATGCAATGGCACAAGCTGCAGAAGTTCTGGCGAAGGCCGGGGTCGATGCCATCGACATCAACATGGGATGTCCCGAGCCAAAGATCGTGAAGACCGGTGCCGGATCGGCGCTCCTGAGGGATCTTCCGCTTATCGATGCAATCACGTCCGCGGTTGTACGGGCGACACGGCTGCCAGTGACGGTGAAAATACGCAAGGGATTCCTCCTCGACGACAACGTTGCCGAAGAAATCCTGGCAATTTGCGAGAAGAACGGCGTAGCAGCCCTTGCCATTCACGGCAGTACTGCCGTGCAGGGACGCTCGGGCTCGAAGGACTGGGATGTCATCGCTGCGGCAAAGGCAAAGGCGACTATACCAATCATTGCGAACGGAGGCGTCAAGAAGGCTGAGGACGCAAAGAGGTTTCTCGACTACACTGGAGCCGACTACGTGATGATAGGAAGGGCGGCTCTCGGGAATCCGTGGGTCTTCGAGCAGATTAACGATGTCTTGGGTGGCAGGAGTCCTCGCGAGCCTGGCGTTGACGAGCGGTTCAGGGTCATGCAGGAGCATGTCGACCGCGAGGTCGCTCTCAAGGGTGAGGTCATCGGAGTCAAGGAGATGCGCAAGCACCTCGCCTTCTACTTCAGGGGCTTCCCTGAGGCGACGACGTATCGAGGGCGCATCAACCAGGTGAAGGAAGCAGACCAGCTGAAGAAGCTGCTGAATGAGTACGGTGCGCTGTGCACGAGTGCCAGCGAGGAGGTTCGCCATGATGCATGA
- a CDS encoding pantothenate kinase translates to MLLAIDVGNTNIVCGLFDGTVLRDSWRLTTDRGKTADEYSVFIRSLFQFSDVQPGDIESVVLASVVPPLTPIMRRLVDRMFHLRPLMVSTALNTNIAWEVESPLEMGADRIADCVGGYMKYGGPCIIIDLGTATTFNFVSGDGRYLGGSIAPGLLNSSESLFTKTAKLPRIELERPATSLGIDTITQMQVGVVWGAVFMVDGMIQRIRQDTGCPDARVILTGGLSGVVVPGLRTPCVHDLNLTLDGLRILFELNRGRTE, encoded by the coding sequence ATGCTTCTTGCCATTGATGTCGGGAACACCAACATAGTCTGTGGCCTGTTCGATGGTACTGTCCTGCGCGATAGTTGGCGCCTGACGACCGACCGGGGCAAGACTGCCGATGAATACAGCGTGTTCATCCGCAGTCTATTTCAGTTTTCCGATGTCCAGCCGGGGGACATAGAGTCTGTTGTTCTAGCTTCTGTTGTCCCACCGCTCACGCCGATCATGCGGCGCCTCGTCGATCGCATGTTTCATCTCCGACCCCTCATGGTCTCGACAGCACTCAATACCAATATCGCATGGGAGGTCGAGTCCCCGTTGGAGATGGGGGCCGACCGTATTGCTGATTGTGTCGGCGGGTATATGAAATACGGGGGCCCCTGCATCATCATCGACCTTGGGACCGCGACGACGTTCAACTTTGTGAGCGGCGATGGAAGGTACCTTGGGGGCTCCATAGCGCCCGGCCTTCTCAACTCAAGCGAATCCCTGTTTACCAAGACGGCCAAATTGCCCCGTATTGAGCTTGAACGCCCGGCAACGAGCCTTGGAATCGACACGATCACGCAGATGCAGGTTGGCGTTGTCTGGGGTGCGGTATTCATGGTCGACGGCATGATTCAGCGCATCCGCCAGGACACGGGTTGTCCAGACGCTAGAGTAATCCTGACAGGCGGGCTGTCGGGTGTAGTGGTTCCTGGCTTGCGGACCCCCTGTGTGCATGATCTGAATCTCACCCTCGATGGCTTGCGAATCCTCTTTGAGCTGAACAGGGGCAGGACTGAGTGA